The stretch of DNA cctcccggatagagtaaagaaacctaagatagagtttatcccttttcacctcttgcaggaaaacaagcaggaactatgcaaaaagatactaagcCTGGAACATGAGAtcaaggacctaagggaccaaaattctgtcctcaagcgcaaattaaggaagaagcctacgccatcaacaaaaccatcaccttctcccccaacaaagaagaattgagtatctggtatgggcactccccttggcagctgccaagcttgggggagtgccccggtatcgtatcaccatcacttttatctttaccgtttttcttagttcgatccttttggtaatatcttgatctattagaataaaagttcttagtatgatctagtcatgagttttgctttataattctcctatgtaatcgagtccgtgagctatataataaagattagtgttgagtcaagggcttgattattttttcatgatcctaagggaataaaataaaagagaaagaaataaaaagaaacaaagagatcatgtgagtcttatggagagtaatgagctcacatagaaaaaaagtatgatgaataaaagttgttgagggttgacaagcatagtttttggtcatcgttgcaattaataggaagtaataaagaaagagaggtcttcacatataaatgtactatcttggacatcttttatgattatgagcactcattaaaatatgacatgctaaagagttgatgttggacaaggaagacaacataatagattatgttttcttacatctgagataaattatattgtcatggatcatccaacatggttgagctttactttctccctcatgctagccaaattcatcgcaccaagtagagatactacttgtgcttccaaatactcttaaaccagttttgccatgagagtccaccatacctacctatggattgagtaagatcctccaagtaagttgtcatcggtgcaagcaataaaaattgctctctaaatatgtatgacttattagtgtgggagaaaataagctttatacgatcgtgtgatatggaagaaataaaagcgacagactgcataataaaggtccatatcacaagtggcaatataaagtgacgttctttcgcattaagattttgtgcatccaactacaaaagcgcatgacaacctctgcttccctctgcgaagggcttatcttttacttttatcccctacattgcataagagtcatggtgatcttcacccttcctttttacattttatcctttggcaagcacagtatgttggaaagatcctggtatatgtggctaattggatgtgagttttcatgaactattattgttgacattacccttgaggtaaaacgttgggaggcaaaactataagcccctatctttctctgtgtccgattaaaactccatacccataagtattgcgtgagtgtcagcaattgtgaaagactatatgatagttgagtatgtggacttgctgaaaagctcttatacattgactctttcctatgttatgataaattgcaattgctccaatgactgagattatgctttgttagttttcaatgaagtttacgattcatacttgaaattgtgattgaattattactttagcataagaaatcatatgacaataattatgtaagttgttgttctaagaatgatcatgatgccctcatgtccgtattttatttttatcgacacctctatctctaaacatgtggacatatttttcgatttcggcttttcgcttgaggacaagcaaggtctaagcttgggggagttgatatgtccattttgcatcatgcttttatatcgatatttattgcattatgggctgttattacacattatgtcacaatacgtatgcctattctctcttattttacaaggtttacatgaaaagggagaatgccggcagctgggattctgggctggaaaatgagcaaatattagagacctattctgcacagctccaaaagtcctaaaacttcacggaagacgttttcagaatatataaaaaatactcagcggaagagattcaccagggggccacaccctgcccacgagggtgggggcgcgccctacccccctgggcgcaccccctacctcgtgggccccctggtggccctccggtggccatcttctgctatatgaagtcttttgatgggaaaaaatAGCAAGCCAtcgtctcggacgaaactccgccgccacgaggtggaaccttggcggaaccaatctagggctctggcggagctgttctgccggggaaacttccctctcggaggggaaaatcatcgacatcgtcatcatcaaaacactcctctcatcgggagagagcaatctccatcaacatcttcatcagcaccatctcctctcaaaaccctagttcatctcttgtatccaattcttgtctctaaatccgggattggtgctagtaggttgctagtagtgttaattactccttgtagttgatgctagttggtttatttggtggaagatcatatgttcagatcctatatgcatattaatacccctctgattatgaacatgtttatgctttgtgagtagttacgtttgttcatgaggacatgggagaagtcttgctatcagtagtcatgtgaatttggtattcgttcgatattttgatgagatgtatgttgtctctcctctagtggtgttatgtgaacgtcaactacatgacacttcaccattatttgggcctagagtaaggcattgagaagtaataagtagatgatgggtttctagagtgacagaagcttaaactctagtttatctgttgcttcgtaaggggctgatttggatccatatgtttcatgctatggttaggtttaccttaatatttttgttgtagttgcggatgcttgcaatagaggttaatcataagtgggatgcttgtccaagtaaggacagtacccaagcaccggtccactcacataccaaattatcaaagtaccgaacgcgaatcatatgagcgtgatgaaaactagcttgatgatattctcatgtgtcctcgggagcgcttttctctatataagagtttgtccaggcttgtcctttgctacaaaaaggattgggccaccttactgcactttatttacctttgttacttgttgctcgttacaaattatcctatcacaaaactatctattaccacttatttcagtacttgcagagaataccttgctggaaaccgcttatcatttccttctgctcctcgttgggttcgacactcttacttatctaaaggactatgatagatcccctatacttgcgggtcatcagcggCGGTGCTGCAGGGTTGACGGGGAGGACCGGTGGTGCGGCTATTGGCGGCGACGTGCGGGTTGGCTGATCCAGCCCGTACATGGCTGGCCGACGGCTGCGTGGAAGGGCCAGCGAGGGATCCGGCGGAGTTTCTAGATCGGACTCGGTCGTCACGTCCGACCCGTCTGGCCGTTTGGGATACTGCGGGTGCCCGGCGGTCTGCTGCCGGATCTCCGCTGGAGTACCGACGGCGATGTACGTCTTCATGGCGAGGTTCTGCTCGGTTCCAGCCAGCCGCGAGATCGGGACGGCGTGGCTTCCGGTGAAAATTGCGCCTGACCGCGgtcttggcggacgatggcggcgtctcggacgtcgttcccttctcaaggcatcgtcgttgcaggtcacgTCAAGCTAATCGGGAAGTTCCggaggaaaccctagatctggtctACTAGATCGGACGATGACGGCGCCTTCGGTGTCATTCTtcctcctgggggcatcgttttggagcaagtgctggttggaggggacaagaggaggagcggtgtttcATCTTGCTCATTGATGATgacggatctcggcggcgtggcgcagtggagactcggcgcccgatgcgcggagatggacacgCGCAGGAGGATGACGTTGTTTGGCGTCGTGGTGGCTTCGGCGGCAGCTAGACCAGGCAAGGTGCATGcagcagtacaactctgaagatggattggtggcaggtggctgcgacggcctcatacccggcaggcgtcctggtgccggactggtaggtgcccatacccggcaggcgtcctggttgggacctcgggtcttagatgttaggtttggcttcgAGGTTTGTTTGGtactaggcccagactatcagcatcctttTATCAATTGGATATGAGTAGCGACAGttttgttgcctagacggtggcttcagCCTTATTGTTATATGACTTTTAaagtcttgtgtgaataattaataaagtggctgcatgcattgtccagatgcagaggccgggggtcctcctccatttctaaaaaaaaaATGACAACCTTTTGACACTTTTGTTTACTGACACACGGTTAATTAACCATTTTTTTAAAGAATGTTGCATGTCGTGCAAGTGGATCCTATAGCCGACACCATTGATATCAAGACACTTGAGCAATTATCTATtagaagaaaaataaataacaactcACCTATCAAACAATTAGCGTCGAAAATGGATAGCACTGAGGCGCGCGACTTAAGCCTACGGTGTGAAATATGATGTTCAGTCGTAGTATCATTGGACGCTGGTTTGTCCTGATCGGGCAGCATCTTTCGGCGTCTCCTAGCTTGAAAAAATGTTTCGAGGAAAAAGGACCGAGGTGTCGATCCATGCAGCACGACAAGATGGACCATATAACGAGCGACGGTAATGATCCACTTGTTTCGGCTTGGACCCAGGAAAAAGGCGCCGCTTCCGCCTGTGTTGATTCCTCCTGGCACAGGGTACATGGATAAGATGATAAGGCCCTAGGGGGCATTATTGTAAGTAAACAATCAAGGTACTAGTAACGCAGTAGAATGGCACCTTCCATGTCATCTTCAACCTAATAATTCGACCCTGGACAGCTTAAACGACGGTAGTAGCAGGTTTTGGGCTTTTGGAGCTCCAAGATTTCGGATAAGGAGGAGACTGGAAACCGTCACTCCGCACGGTTCGACAACAAGGCAGTCATCAGTAGCGCGACGCCAAGTTTTTCTCGCCTCTGAAAGCGTTGCGTGCTACTGGTAGTAAAAGTCAGTGACTTACTTTTTGCTGCTTGAAAGAGATCGCGTAGGGTCAAGTATTAGAAGACGCCTCCTGGATTTACTCTCCGAACCCCTAACAAAAAAGGATTTACTCTCTGAATTTCTCGCATTATTAAATCTCTGGTGCACCGGCTTAGCGACACACTGCTGCTATACCAGTGCGCAGtcatgttttttttttaaaaaaagaaaaaaaatcagaccTACTATAAAAGTTCACAGCACGTATAAATCATCTCAAAAATAATAAAATTACATACAATGAGCCGTCAAGGAGTCATTATCGAAGCTTCACTATAaagccggcttgaccttgtcaatGACAACCAAAAAGTCTCTGTTTATGTCCTTAAAAAGATGGCAAACACCGCCATCCATCAAAGCGCCGCACTTGCGATGACTAAAATACTCTAACATAAACTAATAATCGAGACGAAAGCACCGGGAATCATCTCCCCGCCACCGGTCGCCGGAGCAACAGGAAAAATGGACACGGGGCCACGGGCTCGACAATGCAGCCTGGGTAAAGTTTGCCCGAACCATCTAAGGTCTGAGAGAGGAAAGCAAGAGAATGTCCCCTTACTTTATAATACTCGCtctgttcataaatataagatgttttaaatATTTGAATGTAGACAGGAACTTTACACGGACGAAAATGAATGAGGAAACACATCGATATGCGTCCATATATACATACATCCAAATCATATAAAAATATTAAAACATTGACCGGAGGGAGTACTGTACCTAAAAATGCTACTGTAGTAGTCAATCATGTTGGAAGAAAAACCATGCTGCCACACACACCAGTTCCGGCGCGTATGGGCGCCGCCGCTCCGCCATGCCGGTCCGTACCGCGCCGCGCCGCCAGAGAAAACAAAAGCGAGCACACACGGGCGAGGGGCAGAAGCGGAAACCGAGCCGGCTCGCCACTTGGCGAAAGGACGCGCACGTGGCACCGAGCCAAGCGCCCCCTTATCCAGCGCCCCGGTGACGGTTCTGCCCCCAAAAGCGCAAAAGAGCGCCCGGAAAGGGCCCCGCCACCCTCATCCCCGTCGCCCTTTTCTCCCTTTACCtattcttctcctttcttctcccTCTGCCGCCGCTGCGCGCTCTCTCCACCTATTCCACCTCCTCCCTTCGCTTATCTCTCTCTCCACCCCCACCCTCCTCCTCCAGAAAAGTCATTTTTTAGTCCGGGTTCCCGTCGAAGCTTCGAGGATCCTCTCGCCCATCCGCGCCGTCGGGCGCGGCGCCTCCGCACGTCGAGGCGGCCGTCCGGTGAGCTCCCCTGCTAAGCCCTCCACCCGTCGTCGTCgattggttttggtcgtttcgtcgGTTTTTAGCTCCACTCCGTGGCAGCAGCCGTTCGTCCGCGCGATGGGTTCCGTGGgtcgagctgctgctgctgcaggcGATTGACCTGGCATCTGGGTGGGATTGCCAGACTGACCGGCGGCTGCCTGCTCGGTCTCGATGATCCGAGCGTTCGATCTCGGTGTCCTCCTCGTCTGTTCGAGCGGGTTCAAGTCTTTTTCATGTTTTATTTCGCGGGCTGCTCACGTTTTAACTCGTGTCGCGTGGAGCCTACGTTCGAGCTGTGGTTAGATTCGGTTGCGTAAATTCTCATCTCAGTTGCTTACGGCATGGGATTTAGTATGATTTTTCACGCCTCACTTTTCATGCCGCCTGCCTACTGGCGGCGTAGTGGAAAAGCGCCCATCATCTATACTCCATAGGCCGCTACGGCTCTCTTTTTGCTCTTCTTGGCAGCGGCTATGGTTAGGCGCTGAAAGGATATCCCTGTCGCGGCTTAAATTCGAGCGTTTTCATTCTCAGGGAAAGTTCCTTGGCTTTATCCACACCCATGGTTTTCTCTAGGCTCAAGTTGGCATAAAAAGCGGGATTAGTGCCGCCCCGGGCTCGGATTAGTACCCTAAGGCAGCAACGATGTGTGAGTGTGACGCAGCAAACTGAACGGAAAGGTGTCCGTTTCATGTGCAGAAATAGGCGCCTTCTGATAAGACCGGCAACTAATCTGGCCATTTGCACCCGGGGTTGGGGTCGGTAGCCTTCCACAATTCCATCTGTGCGCCTCCATCCCTTTTGCTTCTCAGCTATGCTTGCCTAGATCATGCTCCTGCTTCCTCAAAACAATGCTTTTGCTTGGTGCCTCCAGGTTGATACTTCTCTACCTTTTTGGTGTTATaaaatacttgtctgattttcggaGCGAATGTAGTTTCATGTGTTGACTCCAATTTAAGTTGTTTTTCATTGTTTCttcttaggccctgtttggattAGCGTGTTTCTTTAGAATACACCGGTAAAAAATACAGGCCTCCGTCGGTTTTGTTTCCGGCCGGAAATCAGTCGTGACCGGTATAATACACCTGTAAATTTGACATCTTCATATTGCAATACACTGCATCGAAGCGCGGCCTTATGCTTTACGGAGAATATATTGCTATGCATCGGAAGGAGTAATAAATAAAATTGTAGTGTACATCAAGAAGTTCCCAAGACCAGTCAGCTGTACTTTTGCTTTTCAAACTCGAATTCTTTTTTTAACCTCGAATTCTTTATGCCCTGGCCGGCAATTCCAGGTGGACTCTGTCAAAACCAACTAAGTTTCTTTAAATGGAAATGCTCTATTAGCTAAATATATGGACGCAGTTGAATATTATCCTAGATCTCTGTTGTTACTAGTTGATGTCAAGATATGAATAAGATGGATCATTCTTGTTTCGTTATTAATATGGTGCCACTTTGCATGGTCTGTCTCAAAAGTACTATGGGCGGCATAAAACATGCCTTCTTTTCCTGTAAATTGTATACGTACACGTTGCTGCAAGTGGGTGGATTAGTTCCTAACTTGTTCCTTCTAGAATCATATTTGTATATATCTGCACAAAATTGGTCAAATAAGCTTCCTTCGGTGATAACGATCTCTTGTATCTGCATTCCAATGTCATGTAGGACCCTTCACTGGATTGAACTAAGAAAGCTCGCGACAGTGCCTGTTGTGGTGGCAGTGGCACTAAACAGCTGGAGGAAGAGCCCCCTTGATCATGGGTGCTCTTTGTGATTTTTGCGGGGAGCAAAGGCCAACAATTTATTGCCGATCGGATGCCGCATCCTTATGCTTATCGTGCGACCGTAATGTGCATTCGGCTAACACCCTTTCCCAGCGACATATGAGGACCCTTCTGTGTGATCGTTGTGCTTCACAGCCTGCAGCAGTCCGGTGTCTTGAAGAGAACACCTCACTTTGCCAAAACTGTGATTGGAGCGGGCATGCCGCAACATCCATGGCTGCCGGGCATCTAAGGCAGACCATAAACTGCTACTCGGGGTGCCCATCATCAGAAGTGCTGGCAAGAATCTGGTCCTTTGATTTTGATGCCCCTTCTGCAGCTGCTGAGCCGAACTGTGAGGAAGGAATAAGCATGATGAGCATTAATGACAGTGGTGTCAGTAACCATTGTGGCGTTCAACAGGATTGTAGCTTGCTGGATATAGCTAACTCATCACTCATGAGTGATCCGCCCACTAGCGAGAAGCTTAAATCTGAAGACGAAATGAATCTTCAACCACTTCCTACGCATCAGCCTGCTCAATCAGTTTCTATGGCACCTAAGGTACAACATTACTTACACGAATGTAGCCAAACAAACATTAGTCACGCAGTAGAGTTGCACTTGCAGTAAAatgtaccaatgcatacatattctGCAGGCGAATCATCGTCTCCATAACTTCACCTCGTAACCTGATNNNNNNNNNNNNNNNNNNNNNNNNNNNNNNNNNNNNNNNNNNNNNNNNNNNNNNNNNNNNNNNNNNNNNNNNNNNNNNNNNNNNNNNNNNNNNNNNNNNNNNNNNNNNNNNNNNNNNNNNNNNNNNNNNNNNNNNNNNNNNNNNNNNNNNNNNNNNNNNNNNNNNNNNNNNNNNNNNNNNNNNNNNNNNNNNNNNNNNNNNNNNNNNNNNNNNNNNNNNNNNNNNNNNNNNNNNNNNNNNNNNNNNNNNNNNNNNNNNNNNNNNNNNNNNNNNNNNNNNNNNNNNNNNNNNNNNNNNTTGTTGgcaaaatgttttaaaaaaaatcttaaTCTGAACAGTCAAACAATTGCAATATTTTGGAATTCGGGGTCTTTTTGTGCATCGTCACATGATACTTaaaatggcctcctccgtcactttGTGTCATTGTATGCTTATGAAATGTTGGTTGCATCATTCAGGTACCCAGTGTAACAGATGACGATATGTTCAATGATGGCAGAATATATGAAAACTTCTGTGTGGATGATAATGACCTGACATTTGAGAATTATGAAGAACTGTTTGGTACTCCACACGTTCAGACAGAGCAACTATTTGATGATGCTGGAATTGACAGTTTCTTTGAATTGAAGGAAATGCCAGCTGCTGATTGTGACCAGGTTTGTATTTTTCTGCATTAAACTTGCTCTATCAATTATCTTTATCTGCGGAAATTACTCCCGATCTTCAGTTTTTCCCCTTCCCCCCAAAAATCAGTCTTATTTACCGCCCTCTGTACCTCCCGGTTAGAAGTTGCTATGTCAAGTTCACTCGTCAAAATTCAGTTGTTGACCTTTTAGTTTCACAGCAAAGTAGTGAAGTTTCTTATCCATTCAAGGATTGTATTGCAGTATCCTATCAAAAGAGAAGGCATGCAGTCCATTTGATGGTTAATTGACTATTCTAAGACAATTTTTTGTGCTTTCAGCAGCTCAACCCCATGCGACCCAAATGTAGCAACGCGGTATCTGCTGATTCCAGTCTTTGTGTTCCTGCAAGGCAGGCCATATCTACTATTTCCCTCTCGTTCTCTGGTTTGACTGGTGAGAGCAATGCTGGAGATCACCAAGATTGTGAGGTATCACCACTGCTCCTTATGGGCGAGCAACCCTGGCTTCCTCCTGGTTCTGAAGGATCATCTGCCGGTGGTAGCAGAGGTAGCGCTCTCTCACGGTAcatggagaagaagaagagaagaaagtaAGCACACCTCGTTGTGGCATTTCGTctattttttctgatcatttttagcaACACTAGAATTTCAGCGATCACCAATACATGCTTTAAGAACAATGTCTGCAATCATCATTTCCTGTTCAGAATTCTAAAAGCTTTACATTTACCAAGTAAATACTCGCACACGTGTCTGATGGCTGTGAAATCACAAATACTCTGTTAAGTTCAGCTAAGCTTTTCTTTATAGCTGTTTGTTAAAGGTGGCCTGTTACTTCTCTGACATGCCACCAGTTAGCTTCATCAGGCCGCATCCAGCTTTTAAttgtctttttttttttgcgggtgagctTTTAATTGTCTTTTTTTGTGTGCAAAAATTACTAAGCATCCTTTGGTGGCATTACTTTTTTTGACAGATTCGACAAGAAGATCAGGTACGCTTCTCGCAAGGCCAGGGCAGACGTGAGGAAGAGGGTCAAGGGCCGGTTCGTGAAAGCGGGCGAAGCATACGACTACGATCCGCTCAGCGACACACGAAGCTACTGAAGCCCAAACGCCATTGGCAATATCATCCAGTGTCAGACTAGCAACAATTATAAACTTGAGCAGCTCATGTGGTGTTGCTCGCACTAAGCAAGAGCGCATGCAGGGGAGCACTAGCACTTGTGCCGGACAGCGCAACCGGAAAAAGCGCTAAAAAACACACCAGCTGGTGAGTTGGAAAATACTACAGATAGAGAAGCTGCAAATACGCAGGAAGTCCATGCTATGCCGCTGCTCCATTTTCTTTCTCCTTGGAAGTGGACGGAGCGTGCGTGCATATATCATTTCCTTCTTGGTGGGTGGTTTCGATCACTCTCCACCATCTGCGCATTAATCCACTACGATTACAGGGACTAGTCCTCCCAGCTCACCACCCACCGCATGCGTGGGCATATACCTGCCACTGCTTCCGTGTGCGGTGCGCTGGCTGCCAGGTCCTTGATTAATTATACTCGTGTACTTAGTTTCTTCCTGTGACATTATTTGTTTATGACGCAGGCGCTGGCAGCCTTGTTTTAAAACGAACTGCGGTGCTTGTTATAACTTGTAAAGTCTGTTCCTGTAATTTAAAAGATGCTGGGTATGAAGTGGAAGCTTCCATGTATGTCAGCATGTCGACGCTGGGCCTCTGTTCTTTAATCCGTGCCAGAATAGCCATTCTTCAGGTCAGGCAATAGTGCACGTTTTCTTGACAGGCAAGCTGTGTTCATCCTGATTAGCGAGTGAAATGCATAAAACCACCACAATCATGTCCTAACTTGCAAAACAACACCACAATTCAAAACGTGGCAAAGTGCACCGAAAAGCTATCCTAGACAAGAGCAAAAAATACTGACAGAAAAAATTGAGCAGTATTTGACGTGTCTAAGCGTCCACGTGGCGGCAGAGCTGACCGCGAGCCGTAACGGCTGGGTCGGGACTGCGCTCGGTCGGAGCCAAGGGTTGACCCCGGTCGGTGTTCGGCGGTCATTCTCCCCCTCCCTCGCTCCCTTTGCTGTTGCGTTCCTCCGCTGCACCCTCGCGCTCCTGTGGTTGCCGCGCTGCTTGCCGTTGCTTGGTGATAGAGCTCAATCCAGGCCGCCATGGTCTCTTGGAGCGACGGTGAGAGCAGCGACGACTCCCTGGAAGAGTTCGACTCTCACGTAAGCTTTCTCTTCTCTGTCTCCTAGGTTAGGGTTACGATTGCTTGTGATTTGGGGATATACTGGATTTGAGTGTGTATTTAAAACGAATCCAGTCTACGTAATTCACTAGCTCTATCTGATTTAAGCTCAATCTAGCCGCCTCCGCCCTTTAAAGACTTTGACTTTGAGGGCATAGAGGATTTCGAGTGCGACCACAAGAAAAATGCTAAAAAAAATGGAGCTTTCTAAGGCACTCTCACTGGAAGGAGGTTTTATGGTTGTGCGCATGATGTAAgtatccatctgtctatggatgtgaTATTTAGTAGTTTAAAAGGCAGGATAATACAGTGAAATATGAATTGTGTCAATTGAAAAGCTAATTtattttccccgcaaaaaaagcTAATTTATTTAGTAGATTTAACCAAGTTAATGTACTAATGGAATCGATATCTTATGTAGTTGTAATCCTCTGCAAACATGAAACACTCTATGCATTGACATGTCACCATTTTGATTGGGTGTTGTTGATTTTGTTAGGTGTGCAAGTGTATTGTTGCTGATACACTGTATTGTTAAGTGTTGTAAATTTTAATCATCTATTCCAAAAAtactaatcaagcatttgaaaaatgttaaatgtgtatagaaagaatgttgaccatgtattcaaaaaatattaaatGCATGTAGAGAAAATTTTAAATGTGTGTAGAATAATGTTGACcacgtattcaaaaaatgttatttaggcatttgaaaaatgttaaacatgtacggAAAAAATGTTGACCACGTATTAAAAATATTAATCAAACATTTGGAAAAAcattaaatatgtatagaaaaaatattgaccatgtattaaaaaatgttaaacttgtatttgaaaaatgttaaccaaGGATTTGAAAAaacatgttaaatgtgtataggaaATATGTTGATCATGCACTTAAAAATGTTAATAAACATTTGACAAAAaaataaatgtgtataaaaaatgttgaccatgtattcaataaATTTACTTTTGTAGTGGAAAATTATatgtgtattagaaaaatgtaCTGGATATACACCAAAAATGTGTGTAGAAAAACTATGAAACCCCGAgagaaaacaaaataaaagcaatgaaaaacaagaaaataaactaACAAAACAGAAGGAAatgaagaaaaaataaagaaataaataaaaagctaGTGAAAACGAAAATGGGTcaaagaaaaccaaataaaaacaaagaaaaaggaaagaaaagaaaagaactctTAAAAACAGAGAAATAAAC from Triticum dicoccoides isolate Atlit2015 ecotype Zavitan chromosome 6A, WEW_v2.0, whole genome shotgun sequence encodes:
- the LOC119317711 gene encoding zinc finger protein CONSTANS-LIKE 10-like isoform X2; amino-acid sequence: MGALCDFCGEQRPTIYCRSDAASLCLSCDRNVHSANTLSQRHMRTLLCDRCASQPAAVRCLEENTSLCQNCDWSGHAATSMAAGHLRQTINCYSGCPSSEVLARIWSFDFDAPSAAAEPNCEEGISMMSINDSGVSNHCGVQQDCSLLDIANSSLMSDPPTSEKLKSEDEMNLQPLPTHQPAQSVSMAPKVPSVTDDDMFNDGRIYENFCVDDNDLTFENYEELFGTPHVQTEQLFDDAGIDSFFELKEMPAADCDQLNPMRPKCSNAVSADSSLCVPARQAISTISLSFSGLTGESNAGDHQDCEVSPLLLMGEQPWLPPGSEGSSAGGSRGSALSRYMEKKKRRKFDKKIRYASRKARADVRKRVKGRFVKAGEAYDYDPLSDTRSY
- the LOC119317711 gene encoding zinc finger protein CONSTANS-LIKE 10-like isoform X1; this translates as MGALCDFCGEQRPTIYCRSDAASLCLSCDRNVHSANTLSQRHMRTLLCDRCASQPAAVRCLEENTSLCQNCDWSGHAATSMAAGHLRQTINCYSGCPSSEVLARIWSFDFDAPSAAAEPNCEEGISMMSINDSGVSNHCGVQQDCSLLDIANSSLMSDPPTSEKLKSEDEMNLQPLPTHQPAQSVSMAPKVPSVTDDDMFNDGRIYENFCVDDNDLTFENYEELFGTPHVQTEQLFDDAGIDSFFELKEMPAADCDQQLNPMRPKCSNAVSADSSLCVPARQAISTISLSFSGLTGESNAGDHQDCEVSPLLLMGEQPWLPPGSEGSSAGGSRGSALSRYMEKKKRRKFDKKIRYASRKARADVRKRVKGRFVKAGEAYDYDPLSDTRSY